The following coding sequences lie in one Kribbella sp. NBC_00709 genomic window:
- a CDS encoding alpha/beta hydrolase: MTFIRRALAGAVVLGVAAAGLTTAASATSPQVHWTDCQPEGDDDPAVVKGSQCATLQLPVDWRNPGGPTFGLAIARRTAKGDRIGVLVFGPGGPGDSGVDRIKTGMSRFSANLQDRFDIVSFDPRGVARSNPVQCSAALLAEQPSPIITSKADFTATISYNRQLATDCREHTGPLYDHIDTWQTVRDVDAVRRALGESTISFHGSSYGTLLGAQYAETYPNRVRAMVVESVIDHGSPTTKSFLDVQASAAQDSFDEFVKWCDASTSCVLHGRDIHALWADLLARSSDPFKLSFQVFRLLYDPEWSALAQTLKDLETPSAAAVPSGLAQNPLAVFCQDWNLPVKDYREYAAHLQRLARNNPDMRYPGQLMAVSMCLGAPKANNPQHVLKVHGLKTPVLLANAIHDPATPYRMAQSVQRQLGRSGVLLTYEGWGHGSYNSSPCMQTTIDDYLITRDVPKRGSSCAAVPPVG; this comes from the coding sequence ATGACGTTCATCCGACGCGCCCTGGCCGGCGCCGTAGTACTCGGCGTCGCAGCGGCCGGACTGACCACCGCCGCCTCCGCGACCAGCCCGCAAGTCCACTGGACCGACTGCCAACCCGAGGGCGACGACGATCCCGCGGTGGTGAAGGGCTCGCAGTGCGCGACGCTCCAACTGCCCGTCGACTGGCGGAACCCGGGCGGACCGACGTTCGGCCTGGCGATCGCCCGCCGTACCGCGAAAGGCGACCGGATCGGCGTCCTGGTGTTCGGGCCGGGTGGGCCCGGAGACTCCGGCGTCGACCGGATCAAGACCGGGATGAGCCGGTTCAGCGCGAACCTCCAGGACCGCTTCGACATCGTCAGCTTCGACCCGCGGGGTGTGGCTCGCAGCAATCCGGTGCAGTGCTCGGCCGCACTGCTCGCCGAGCAGCCGTCGCCGATCATCACCAGCAAGGCCGACTTCACCGCGACGATCAGCTACAACCGGCAGCTCGCCACGGACTGCCGCGAGCACACCGGTCCGCTCTACGACCACATCGACACCTGGCAGACAGTTCGTGACGTCGACGCGGTACGCCGGGCGCTCGGTGAGTCCACGATCTCGTTCCACGGCAGCTCGTACGGGACGCTGCTCGGTGCGCAGTATGCCGAGACGTACCCGAACCGGGTCCGCGCGATGGTGGTGGAGAGCGTGATCGACCACGGCTCACCTACTACGAAGAGCTTCCTCGACGTCCAGGCGTCCGCGGCGCAGGACTCGTTCGACGAGTTCGTGAAGTGGTGTGACGCGTCGACAAGCTGCGTGCTCCATGGCCGCGACATTCATGCTCTGTGGGCAGATCTGCTGGCGCGGTCGAGTGATCCGTTCAAGTTGAGCTTCCAGGTGTTCCGACTGCTCTACGACCCGGAGTGGTCCGCACTGGCCCAGACGCTGAAGGACCTCGAGACCCCGTCAGCAGCCGCCGTCCCGAGTGGGCTGGCGCAGAATCCGCTGGCCGTGTTCTGCCAGGACTGGAACCTTCCGGTGAAGGACTACCGCGAGTACGCCGCACACCTGCAGCGGCTCGCCCGGAACAACCCGGACATGCGGTACCCCGGTCAGCTGATGGCGGTGTCGATGTGTCTCGGTGCGCCGAAGGCGAACAACCCGCAGCACGTGCTGAAGGTGCACGGACTCAAGACGCCAGTGCTGCTCGCCAACGCGATCCACGACCCTGCGACGCCGTACCGCATGGCGCAGAGCGTGCAGCGTCAGCTCGGCCGGTCCGGCGTGCTGCTCACGTACGAAGGCTGGGGACACGGGAGCTACAACTCGAGCCCCTGCATGCAGACCACCATCGACGACTACCTGATCACGCGGGACGTACCGAAGCGCGGCAGCAGCTGCGCCGCCGTACCACCGGTTGGCTGA
- a CDS encoding alpha/beta fold hydrolase, translating into MTVIWIVVPGLAETPEEFARVVELLPDEDVRVIDPWRTPITSDVDALRAAADVPHDAEIGLVGHSIGGLAVLRWALTRPLEVTRLVLVDTSLTSETGWRAFYPGSRGDRAVRAVARFLGRVGLPRVIGTALRRLSVRVGSRSDHDLLSKATARSRYGAANSWLLFWDELAGSWELAAEVSKLTAGPVGALAPTVLLVATGGSSRFTATRWLAGQRRLADVLGGEIEVLPDSAHLVHLDRPDAIAAAVLRGEGA; encoded by the coding sequence ATGACAGTGATCTGGATCGTGGTGCCCGGCCTGGCCGAGACTCCGGAGGAGTTCGCCCGGGTCGTCGAGCTGTTGCCGGACGAGGACGTCCGCGTGATCGATCCGTGGCGTACGCCGATCACGTCCGACGTGGACGCGTTGCGGGCGGCTGCCGACGTACCGCACGACGCGGAGATCGGACTGGTCGGGCACTCGATCGGAGGGCTCGCCGTACTGCGCTGGGCGCTGACGCGGCCGCTCGAGGTGACCCGGTTGGTGCTTGTCGACACCAGCCTGACCTCGGAGACCGGGTGGCGTGCGTTCTACCCGGGCAGCCGTGGTGACAGGGCGGTGCGGGCGGTGGCTCGATTCCTCGGGCGAGTCGGCCTGCCGCGGGTCATCGGTACGGCGCTGCGGCGGCTGAGTGTCCGCGTCGGCAGCCGGTCCGACCACGACCTGTTGTCGAAGGCAACCGCGAGGTCCCGGTACGGCGCGGCCAACTCGTGGCTGCTGTTCTGGGACGAGCTCGCCGGCAGCTGGGAGCTGGCCGCCGAGGTGTCCAAGCTGACTGCCGGACCGGTCGGCGCGCTCGCTCCGACCGTGTTGCTGGTGGCGACCGGCGGCAGTTCACGCTTCACCGCGACCCGCTGGCTGGCGGGCCAGCGCCGGCTGGCCGACGTACTCGGCGGGGAGATCGAGGTGCTGCCGGACTCCGCGCACCTCGTCCACCTGGACCGCCCGGACGCCATCGCCGCCGCGGTCCTGCGGGGCGAAGGGGCCTAA
- a CDS encoding L-serine ammonia-lyase, translating into MAISVFDLFSIGIGPSSSHTVGPMRAARTFALGLAADGLLAATTRVEAQLFGSLGATGHGHGSNKAVLLGLEGADPETVVTHSVDARVETIRERGRIVLAGDHEIAFDENADLVMHRRKALPYHPNGMMFVARDAAGAVLRERTYYSVGGGFVVDENAAAGDRIVPDTTPLKYPFTTGAELLERCRESQLSISEVMLANELAWRTEDEIRTGLLHIWQVMQDCVREGCETEGILPGGLKVPRRAHALHTKLTQDPWSVDPLKVMDWVNLFALAVNEQNASGGRIVTAPTNGAAGIIPAVLHYYRRFVPGSTEDGAVRFLLTAGAIGVLYKENASISGAEVGCQGEVGSACSMAAAGLCEVLGGTPQQVENAAEIAMEHNLGLTCDPVGGLVQIPCIERNAMASVKAINAARMAMHGDGVHVVTLDKVIKTMRETGADMKIKYKETSRGGLAVNVIEC; encoded by the coding sequence ATGGCGATCAGCGTCTTCGACCTGTTCAGTATCGGGATCGGCCCGTCGAGCTCCCACACCGTGGGACCGATGCGCGCCGCCCGCACCTTCGCACTCGGCCTCGCCGCCGACGGCCTGCTGGCCGCGACGACGCGGGTCGAGGCCCAGCTCTTCGGTTCGCTCGGGGCCACCGGGCACGGCCACGGCAGCAACAAGGCGGTCCTGCTCGGTCTCGAGGGCGCCGACCCCGAGACTGTCGTCACGCACTCGGTCGATGCCCGGGTCGAGACGATCCGCGAGCGCGGCCGGATCGTGCTGGCCGGCGACCACGAGATCGCGTTCGACGAGAACGCCGACCTGGTCATGCACCGCCGCAAGGCCCTCCCGTACCACCCGAACGGGATGATGTTCGTCGCCCGCGACGCCGCCGGCGCAGTACTGCGGGAGCGCACGTACTACTCGGTCGGCGGTGGCTTCGTCGTCGACGAGAACGCCGCCGCGGGCGACCGGATCGTGCCGGACACCACTCCGCTGAAGTACCCGTTCACCACCGGCGCCGAGCTGCTCGAACGGTGCCGCGAGTCCCAGCTGTCGATCAGCGAGGTGATGCTCGCGAACGAGCTGGCCTGGCGGACCGAGGACGAGATCCGCACCGGCCTGCTGCACATCTGGCAGGTGATGCAGGACTGTGTCCGCGAGGGCTGTGAGACCGAGGGGATCCTGCCGGGCGGCCTCAAGGTGCCGCGCCGGGCGCACGCCTTGCACACCAAGCTCACCCAGGACCCCTGGTCGGTGGATCCGCTCAAGGTGATGGACTGGGTCAACCTGTTCGCCCTCGCGGTGAACGAGCAGAACGCCTCCGGCGGCCGGATCGTCACCGCGCCGACGAACGGTGCCGCGGGCATCATTCCCGCCGTACTGCACTACTACCGGCGCTTCGTGCCCGGTTCCACCGAGGACGGCGCCGTCCGGTTCCTGCTGACCGCCGGCGCGATCGGCGTGCTGTACAAGGAGAACGCGTCGATCTCCGGCGCCGAGGTCGGCTGCCAGGGCGAGGTCGGGTCCGCCTGCTCGATGGCCGCCGCCGGCCTGTGCGAGGTCCTCGGCGGTACGCCGCAACAGGTCGAGAACGCCGCCGAGATCGCGATGGAGCACAACCTCGGACTGACCTGTGACCCGGTCGGCGGGCTGGTGCAGATCCCGTGCATCGAGCGGAACGCGATGGCGTCGGTGAAGGCGATCAACGCCGCCCGGATGGCGATGCACGGCGACGGCGTGCACGTGGTCACGCTCGACAAGGTCATCAAGACCATGCGCGAGACCGGCGCCGACATGAAGATCAAGTACAAGGAGACGTCGCGCGGCGGCCTGGCCGTCAACGTCATCGAGTGCTGA
- a CDS encoding SDR family NAD(P)-dependent oxidoreductase, translating to MTTTLITGANRGLGYETARQLIAAGHTVYLGARDPERGKQAAADLGALYLQLDVTSDESVDAAAEQLDSLDVLINNAGIPGPHKEVRDLTADDFHQVFDLNVYGPVRMIRRFLPLLERSDNPVVVNVSSGLGSIATAVDPDAVSTVPVWVPAPAYGASKAALNMLTVQYARQLPGLRINTVDPGYTATDFNGRTGYQTVEEGAEIIVRLATIDQDGPTAEYLSLHGTVPW from the coding sequence ATGACCACGACACTCATCACCGGGGCGAACAGAGGCCTCGGCTACGAAACCGCCCGGCAGCTGATTGCGGCCGGACACACCGTCTACCTCGGCGCCCGCGACCCGGAGCGCGGCAAGCAGGCGGCCGCTGACCTCGGCGCGCTGTACCTGCAGCTGGATGTCACGAGCGACGAATCCGTCGACGCGGCGGCGGAACAGCTGGACTCACTCGACGTGCTGATCAACAACGCCGGCATCCCCGGTCCGCACAAGGAAGTCCGCGACCTGACCGCGGACGACTTCCACCAGGTCTTCGACCTGAACGTGTACGGCCCGGTGCGGATGATCCGCCGGTTCCTGCCGTTGCTCGAGCGCAGCGACAACCCGGTCGTCGTCAACGTCTCCAGCGGCCTCGGCTCGATCGCCACCGCCGTGGATCCGGACGCGGTCAGCACAGTGCCCGTCTGGGTGCCGGCTCCGGCGTACGGCGCCTCGAAGGCAGCGCTCAACATGCTGACCGTGCAGTACGCGCGCCAACTGCCCGGACTGCGGATCAACACCGTCGACCCGGGCTACACCGCGACCGACTTCAACGGCCGCACCGGTTACCAGACGGTCGAGGAGGGCGCGGAGATCATCGTGCGACTCGCGACGATCGACCAGGACGGTCCAACGGCGGAGTACCTGAGCCTCCACGGCACGGTCCCCTGGTGA
- the lysX gene encoding bifunctional lysylphosphatidylglycerol synthetase/lysine--tRNA ligase LysX codes for MWQHRSAVWVGRVVVLASVWSFLAIPLHIGAPVLVKHVDMAFDFVGIPAGHTIFSAVYLAVVGSALLRGKRAALLWVLWVFEALWLFGLTAYIAFSSVRLSNPGSTELLSDLDRTTVQDLEWAIVQWVVVAALIVLLWKIRGAFPARLAPGTRRLAVGALVFGMLISIAVSVTLTQIFPRTLSGQRQKIGWAIIAALGQSRSKLGGHEGHGWIGLTVGAISAASLVVAFWIFLRSVQRVRYLTQPEELGVRRLLLLHGERDSLGYFATRRDKAVVFSPDNEAAIAYRVVNGVSLASGDPLGDPVAWPAAIQRWLAEARRYGWSPAVLSASEEAAQAYVDAGLRALSMGDEAIIDVADFTLEGRTMRPVRQAVTRVQRAGYHAEVVRHGDLSPQTLAQYVHLAERWRGARTERGFSMALGRLGDPADARCVMVIARDADGVVRGLLSFVPWGVRGVSLDLMRRDPESANGLMEFMVTSLIEASGDLGLHRISLNFAMFREIFSDAERVGAGPVLRLTNALLTGASRFWQLESLYQSNEKYLPRWSPRLMCYSRGASLAQVVLAAGTAEGFLPAPRPWTRVDSVETAERHAIMAADGRAFAKAAHEQEEELLRPALPERKLTEQEQIRRAKLTELVAAGIDPYPVSVPRTETLERVRELYPNLPPDHHTDHLVSVTGRVTRMRDHGGLAFAQLQDGLTQLQVMFTAEACGDVPLDQWRRLVDIGDHVSVTGEVVTSRRGELSIAATSWVMAAKCLHPLPDKRKGFTDPEARVRQRHIDLVMNPDSLRMMQQRSAAVRALRNGFEARGFIEVETPMLQAVHGGANARPFATHINAYDTELFLRIAPELFLKRLSVGGMGKIFELNRNFRNEGADATHNPEFTSVEAYQPYADYHVMRELTRELLIEAATAVFGKPVVRRADDEIDISGEWPVVTVHDAVGQAAGVDLDTDTPVERLREICAEHGVHTTFEMSAGELVLELYDELVEPNTAFPTFYTDFPLETSPLTRNHRSDPRLAERWDLVAFGAEIGTAYSELVDPVEQRRRLTEQSLKAAAGDPEAMSLDEDFLSALEYAMPPTGGLGIGVDRVMMMLTGQNIRSTLAFPFVRPAARD; via the coding sequence GTGTGGCAGCACCGTTCCGCGGTCTGGGTGGGCCGCGTCGTCGTGCTCGCCTCCGTCTGGTCGTTCCTCGCCATTCCGCTGCACATCGGCGCCCCGGTCCTCGTCAAGCACGTCGACATGGCGTTCGACTTCGTCGGCATCCCGGCCGGGCACACGATCTTCTCCGCCGTCTACCTCGCGGTGGTCGGCAGCGCATTGCTGCGCGGTAAGCGAGCCGCCCTGCTGTGGGTGCTCTGGGTCTTCGAGGCGCTCTGGCTCTTCGGTCTGACCGCGTACATCGCATTCAGCTCCGTCCGGCTGAGCAACCCTGGCAGCACCGAGTTGCTGTCCGATCTCGACCGCACCACCGTGCAGGATCTCGAGTGGGCGATCGTCCAGTGGGTCGTCGTAGCCGCGCTGATCGTGCTGTTGTGGAAGATCCGCGGCGCTTTCCCGGCCCGTCTCGCCCCCGGTACCCGCCGGCTCGCGGTCGGCGCCCTGGTGTTCGGCATGCTGATCTCGATCGCGGTCAGCGTCACCCTCACCCAGATCTTCCCGCGGACACTGAGCGGTCAGCGACAGAAGATCGGCTGGGCGATCATCGCCGCCCTCGGCCAGTCCCGCAGCAAGCTGGGCGGTCACGAGGGCCACGGCTGGATCGGCCTGACCGTCGGCGCGATCTCGGCGGCCTCGCTGGTGGTCGCGTTCTGGATCTTCCTCCGCTCGGTCCAACGAGTCCGGTACCTGACGCAGCCCGAAGAGCTCGGCGTACGACGGCTCCTGCTGCTGCACGGCGAGCGGGACTCTCTCGGGTACTTCGCCACCCGCCGCGACAAGGCCGTCGTGTTCTCGCCTGACAACGAGGCCGCGATCGCCTACCGGGTGGTGAACGGCGTCAGCCTGGCCAGCGGGGACCCGCTCGGCGATCCGGTCGCCTGGCCGGCCGCGATCCAGCGCTGGCTCGCCGAGGCCCGGAGGTACGGCTGGTCCCCCGCGGTCCTGTCGGCCAGCGAGGAGGCAGCGCAGGCGTACGTCGACGCGGGCCTGCGCGCGTTGTCGATGGGCGACGAGGCGATCATCGACGTCGCGGACTTCACACTCGAGGGCCGGACGATGCGCCCCGTCCGCCAGGCGGTGACGCGGGTCCAGCGGGCCGGCTACCACGCGGAGGTCGTGCGGCACGGAGACCTCTCGCCGCAGACGCTGGCGCAGTACGTGCATCTGGCCGAGAGGTGGCGGGGCGCGCGGACCGAGCGCGGATTCTCGATGGCCCTCGGGCGGCTCGGCGATCCGGCCGACGCGCGGTGCGTGATGGTCATCGCGCGCGACGCGGACGGCGTCGTCCGCGGGCTGCTGTCGTTCGTGCCGTGGGGCGTGCGGGGTGTGTCGCTGGACCTGATGCGGCGCGATCCCGAGTCCGCGAACGGCCTGATGGAGTTCATGGTCACCTCGCTGATCGAGGCGTCCGGCGATCTCGGCCTCCACCGGATCTCCCTGAACTTCGCAATGTTCCGGGAGATCTTCAGCGACGCCGAGCGGGTCGGCGCCGGTCCGGTCCTGCGCCTGACGAACGCGTTGCTCACAGGAGCCTCGCGCTTCTGGCAACTGGAGAGCCTGTACCAGTCGAACGAGAAGTACCTGCCACGCTGGTCACCGCGGCTGATGTGTTACTCGCGGGGCGCGTCGCTGGCCCAGGTGGTGCTGGCGGCCGGGACCGCGGAAGGCTTCCTGCCGGCGCCGCGGCCGTGGACCCGGGTCGACAGTGTCGAGACGGCGGAGCGGCACGCGATCATGGCGGCGGACGGACGGGCGTTCGCGAAGGCCGCACACGAGCAGGAGGAGGAGCTGCTACGACCGGCGTTGCCGGAGCGGAAGCTGACCGAGCAGGAGCAGATCCGGCGGGCCAAGCTGACCGAGCTTGTTGCAGCGGGCATCGATCCGTACCCGGTGAGCGTGCCGCGGACCGAGACGCTGGAGCGCGTCCGGGAGCTGTACCCGAACCTCCCGCCGGACCATCACACCGATCACCTGGTGTCCGTGACCGGCCGGGTGACCCGGATGCGGGACCACGGCGGGCTCGCGTTCGCGCAACTGCAGGACGGGTTGACCCAGCTGCAGGTGATGTTCACGGCCGAGGCGTGCGGCGACGTACCGCTCGATCAGTGGCGGCGGCTCGTCGACATCGGTGACCACGTCAGCGTGACCGGCGAGGTGGTGACGAGCCGGCGCGGTGAGCTGTCGATCGCGGCGACGTCGTGGGTGATGGCCGCGAAGTGCCTGCATCCGTTGCCGGACAAGCGGAAGGGGTTCACCGACCCCGAGGCGCGGGTGCGGCAGCGGCACATCGACCTGGTGATGAACCCGGACTCGCTGCGGATGATGCAGCAGCGCAGCGCCGCCGTACGGGCCCTGCGCAACGGTTTCGAGGCGCGCGGGTTCATCGAGGTGGAGACGCCGATGCTGCAGGCGGTGCACGGCGGGGCGAACGCGCGGCCGTTCGCCACCCACATCAACGCCTACGACACCGAGCTGTTTCTCCGGATCGCGCCGGAGCTGTTCCTGAAGCGGCTCAGCGTCGGTGGGATGGGCAAGATCTTCGAGCTGAACCGGAACTTCCGCAACGAGGGCGCGGACGCGACCCACAACCCGGAGTTCACCTCGGTCGAGGCCTACCAGCCGTACGCCGACTACCACGTGATGCGCGAGCTCACCCGCGAGCTGCTGATCGAGGCCGCGACCGCGGTCTTCGGCAAGCCGGTGGTACGCCGCGCCGACGACGAGATCGACATCTCCGGCGAGTGGCCCGTCGTCACCGTCCACGACGCCGTCGGCCAGGCGGCCGGTGTGGACCTCGATACGGACACCCCGGTCGAGCGACTGCGTGAGATCTGCGCGGAGCACGGAGTCCACACGACGTTCGAAATGTCGGCCGGTGAGCTGGTGCTGGAGCTGTACGACGAGCTCGTCGAGCCGAACACCGCGTTCCCGACGTTCTACACCGACTTCCCGCTGGAGACCTCGCCGCTGACCCGCAACCACCGCTCCGATCCACGGCTCGCGGAACGCTGGGATCTGGTTGCTTTCGGCGCCGAGATCGGTACGGCGTACTCCGAGCTGGTCGACCCGGTCGAACAGCGGCGCCGCCTGACCGAGCAGTCCCTGAAGGCTGCCGCGGGCGACCCCGAGGCGATGTCGCTCGACGAGGACTTCCTGTCCGCACTCGAGTACGCGATGCCGCCGACCGGTGGTCTGGGGATCGGCGTCGACCGGGTGATGATGATGCTCACCGGCCAGAACATCCGCAGCACGTTGGCGTTCCCGTTCGTTCGTCCCGCTGCTAGGGACTGA
- a CDS encoding DUF998 domain-containing protein → MVAVPYRLVRNLLIAAAVLYCSLLLEAAAGFPLDVRTSFLSELGARDQSTSLYARAMDLSSSVLTLVAVLLARRSRELAGLLIGTAVFAVGTMFDSFSPMDCAPSASAACQANGQAGGALVLHEATSTIAGVGTIAMAVFVLLVLRRHGRRGRMVAVLAGGVLVTQVWLGSVVAFETLSGAEVAAPGILQRVSTLLFCLFLGTLLPGLRQALSR, encoded by the coding sequence ATGGTCGCCGTCCCGTACCGGCTGGTCCGCAACCTGCTGATTGCCGCCGCCGTGCTCTACTGCAGCCTGCTGCTGGAGGCGGCGGCCGGCTTCCCGCTGGACGTCCGCACTTCCTTCCTCAGCGAGCTCGGCGCACGGGACCAGTCGACCAGTCTGTACGCGCGGGCGATGGACCTGTCCAGCAGCGTGCTGACGTTGGTCGCGGTCCTGCTCGCCCGCCGGAGTCGTGAGCTGGCCGGGTTGCTGATCGGTACTGCGGTCTTCGCCGTCGGCACGATGTTCGACTCGTTCTCACCGATGGACTGCGCGCCGTCGGCCAGTGCGGCCTGCCAAGCGAACGGTCAGGCCGGCGGTGCGTTGGTACTGCACGAGGCAACGTCGACCATCGCGGGCGTCGGCACCATTGCGATGGCCGTCTTCGTGCTGCTCGTACTGCGCCGCCACGGCCGGAGAGGCAGGATGGTCGCCGTACTCGCTGGTGGAGTCCTGGTCACTCAGGTCTGGCTCGGGTCCGTGGTCGCGTTCGAGACGCTGAGCGGTGCGGAGGTAGCCGCGCCGGGCATCCTCCAGCGGGTCTCCACGCTCCTGTTCTGTTTATTCCTGGGGACTTTGCTACCAGGTCTGAGGCAAGCTTTGTCTCGATGA
- a CDS encoding helix-turn-helix transcriptional regulator: MGELGRTLHAWRDRVTPEQAGLPAGGRRRAPGLRREELAQLAGLSVDYIVRLEQGRSDSPSVQVLTALARALRLSDAERNHLFVLAGEVEPSPGRVSAYIPPGVQRIVDQLDGAPLCVCDAAWTAITWNSLFAAMIGDPSQWHGRWRNIVYRHFVAPGDRVVQTPEQQRDFRIAMVTDLRASLARYPHDADLQALIDELRTRYDGFARLWDQPVVGFHRSERKTIQHPEVGAFTIDCDVLAVPGSDLRLVVYTAEPNTEAAEKLRLLSVIGLQALT; encoded by the coding sequence ATGGGTGAGCTCGGGAGGACGCTGCACGCCTGGCGCGATCGGGTGACGCCGGAGCAGGCCGGTCTGCCGGCGGGCGGGAGACGTCGGGCGCCCGGACTACGACGCGAGGAGCTGGCGCAGCTCGCCGGGTTGTCGGTCGACTACATCGTCCGGCTCGAGCAGGGCCGATCGGACTCGCCGTCCGTGCAGGTGCTGACCGCACTGGCGCGGGCGCTCCGGCTGTCCGATGCCGAGCGCAACCATCTGTTCGTGCTCGCCGGCGAGGTGGAGCCGTCACCCGGGCGCGTGTCGGCGTACATCCCGCCCGGTGTGCAGCGGATCGTCGACCAGTTGGACGGGGCACCGCTGTGTGTGTGCGACGCCGCCTGGACCGCGATCACGTGGAACTCGCTGTTCGCTGCCATGATCGGCGACCCGTCGCAGTGGCACGGGCGATGGCGCAACATCGTCTACCGGCACTTCGTGGCGCCCGGCGATCGCGTCGTACAGACACCGGAGCAGCAGCGGGACTTCCGGATCGCGATGGTGACGGATCTGCGCGCGTCGCTCGCGCGCTATCCGCACGACGCGGATCTCCAGGCGCTCATCGACGAGCTGCGCACCCGGTACGACGGCTTCGCGCGGCTGTGGGACCAGCCGGTCGTCGGCTTCCATCGGTCCGAGCGGAAGACGATCCAGCATCCCGAGGTCGGCGCGTTCACGATCGACTGCGATGTCCTCGCGGTCCCGGGCAGCGATCTGCGCCTTGTCGTGTACACGGCCGAGCCGAACACCGAGGCGGCCGAGAAGCTCCGGCTGCTGTCCGTCATCGGGCTGCAGGCCCTGACCTGA